ATCCTCCAGATTATGGTGACATTCTGCACGTGATTAAGTGCACCAATGATCGATATGAACTCCAACTCAGCCGCAAGCAACAAGCACAAATCGCCCAGGAGGCATTCCGTGAGACTGGCAACCGGCTCCAGGAAAGACGTCATTTGGACATGGTGTACAACTTTGGATCCCATATAACAGATTTCTACAAGCCCAGTAATTCACCTTGGTTGTTCATTTTCACACTTAAAGAGAAAATGCATAATAGCTATGTAACAGATCTACAGCATGACATAAATACTTTGTGGTCACTTTATGATTTAGCTATACGATACGATTGTATGTAATCGTCAGCCATAACATGAGCAGGTATCTATTGGTATGTTTTTTGCACAGCTACATATCTAATTCAGTAGTATTTGAAAGAATGCAGCATGTCCCTTACTTTACACAAGCTGTGACCACCTTCTTAGCCTCTTTCAGGGACAACATTTTTATGCCACTTAAGTTACGAGGTGGTGCTAAACTCTGGGTCTCTATTTCTTTAGCCTCAGATCCTGCCCTATGTGACTCGGCGTTGTCTCAGAAATTGCGCTCTAACAGAGAGGTGGCCCTCACCAACCTGGAAGAGGTTATCAACAAATATTCCCATAGACAGGATGACACTGAGgaagaagaaaggaaaaaacGTCAGGAGAGAGGGAAACAAAAGAAGGAGGTAAGGATGAAGTCAAGAAGGCATGATATGCTGTGTCATCAAACTGCTAAAGATTTTGTGTAGAGCATAAAAATGTGTAAGCCGAAGGCAGACGTATTTGAGTAATATGCTATAAGATGCAAGTGTTCCGTTCTCTGCAGgtaaatcattaaatattttaatagcTAACTATAGATTATTTTTTCTGCACGGACTAGATCACAAAATATTACAATGTGTTGTACCACCTGAGTGGTGGTGTTTCATCATGAAACAAATCTGAATAACACTTTGTCTTCTTGTACTTTTTCTTACATTGGCATGGTTAGCAGAATGAAACAAAAGCACATGAGCAGGAGAAGAGTGAAGAAGAgcaggaggaggtagaggaggaagaggaggaggaagatgaggaggatTCTTCAGATGTAGATATTGAGGAGGAGATCCATGCCAGTGAGGCACAGCTTGGGCCAGGTGAGGTGTAGATGTAAACAGCAGATTAAAAAGAATAACAGCAACAATAATTCTGGTTTTTCCTCAGACTCCATTGTACCTGTTTTGGGGTTTGGATCAATAGTTCAGGCCGTAATCAAGAATCACTCATTTGAACTTGCAGTAGAACCCCAGAACTCTATGCTAATTCGTTCCGGAAGGAGCATTGAGAAGTGATGCAGTCAAGTTCCGAATCAATTTTAACTGACAATGGATTAATCCATACTCAACCATTAAGTTGAATTCTAATGCTAAGTCAGTAACACGaatgcctttttcatacttctctatgatcACCCTTTTCAACTCTATTGTTATTCTTACCATTTTCCTCTTCTGATTTTCTGCTATGTTTTTCTTGGGACAcatgttttttgtctaaaacagtacaaaaaacaataaaaatacagcaaaagcttggagcGCAGCCTCAAAATTgtttaaaacccattgaacaacaCCAACTAGCAGCATGTGACAGAAGcacaaactgtattttgtttacaaaagtcacgGGAGTTGGGTTGGATTCCAAAATTTTCTCAAAATTTTGTGTTAAACTCCGAATATGTAGAGTACTGAGGTGGtcgagttccggggttctactgtactcATTTTAAAATAGTTGCAATTTAAAATGACTTCCCACTTTTACTGAATCTTATATTGGGCATGAAGTGGTCTAGACCTGTTGTACATGGGCAGTTGTTGTCCAAAGGAAAAACATGTATATACcaatggataaaaaaaaaattgtattacTGTGAAGACatttgagtaaaaaaaaaaataaaactttgTGTAATCATATTCTGATGATCGTGTTTGACACTGGCATTTAAAATGATTCAAGAAGTGTCATGACCCAAGTGGCCCATCATTTAATGATGTTTTAAGTGTGTGATAAATTGCCTAATTACTGTAGAATATCAAGTTCCAACAGATCCATTTTATAATATTAACCGTGTAAATATTCTAAAGTAAACTAAGGTTAATTCACGTGAAATATGGAATTATAAGGGTACATCACATTTTTCTAAATAAACCTCAAATAGACTGCTGCTTTTCTATTGAGTTGCATAGGCATGCTAATAAAGCAGCACAAAACAGTTGTGTATTTCCAAGGTTCTAAAAATCAAAGGATACAGTTCTAGAATTTTTAGATTCTAAAATTATTCACTTCATTTcaccaaaaatatatattaagcAATGAGAAAACAGGATGTGTTCAAAGGTCTACTTTAAATCTAAATTATTTTTCAAAGCAGACTTGACATACAAGTCTCCTCCTGTTATGCCTATAGCTCTAGGTATGatattttgttacattttgttttgaatgGCCTAGAGGATTGCAAAGAAatagtaaaataataaacagtATTATGCACTGGTTGAATTCCTCATAAGATTTATGAAAGTATTTCAGGCATCTACTTCAGGGCGTAACATGCTGCACCATCAATTACACTACTCATTTAGAAAACTGTATTTCTCAAAACTCCTCTTAAACAATGtaaaaaattatattaattaGATTTTGTCTTAAACTGAAAGATGGCAATTCTCCTTATTGCTGGCCCAACAAACTAAAGGGAGAAAATAAGCAAAcaatgttatttttgttttaaaatcgtttcatttttattttccttttcatAATTTATAGCAAAAGAAAAAATCTCaggaattatttatttatgaaacATTTCAGATGATGGCAGTGACAAGGAAGAGGAGCAGTTGAACAACTGTGATGTTGAAAAACCCAACAAAGATGGGTTGTCACCTTCAGTCATATTGCCCAGCCAGGATGAAGATGAAGGTGAGGGTGGTAATGAGGTCCCACGGTGTGACGGTGAAGCATGCAGGAATGTGACCACTGAAAAATCACTTGACGGCAAGCATGGCATAGAAAGTCCTTCTTCTTCAGAAAgccccagccaatcagagctggGGAAACTTCAATCTGACATGGACACTTTTGCCTCCCAAAATCATCATGCATCTGCTCCTGACAGCATCAGTGATCTCACAGAGATTGTATCAGCTAATGAGAACTCCACATCCACGCCAATAACTGTGTCAGCCTGTTGTAGTCCACTGCCACCCAGCCCTGGGGTGATTGACATGATGTGTAATGGCAGGAAGAGGAAGCGTGATTCAAAGATGAAACCCTTGATGGTCCAAAATGGCAGCATCAGACGGAACAGTGTCAGGTAAAGTCTGAACATGAATGTTTGTCTGAACGTGACTAAAGGGAAGTCCTAGATTTTAGTGGTGTCTAATGTCTCAATGATCTGTTGATTGTTGatgatttttttatatatatatatatatatatatatatataatttttatatatgcaGTAATCCTTCAGTACATCTAGACAGTATCAATTaatttatgttttattatttgcCATATATGGAATGCTTACTCTTGCAGACAAGTACTCTGAACTTTCATTTGCAATGGCAGCTGATGGTCAGTCAACTTTGTTCAGTACTTTAAGCTTTAACGCCATTAATTGTTGATGTTATGGTTCAGTGTTAAGTGTGAGTAATGTCCTGGGTACTTTGTGCTTAAAGGTCATTTCCTGTAAACATTCTTATTCTTTAGTGACACTGATATCCCTCTGGATATGGGGGTAGCCTGCAGCCCTGTCCGAGCAGATTCCACACGGGCTGACACACCAACTCAGGACTTGGTCAGCAGCTCTCGCTCAACACCCCCCCCTAAAAAGAACAAGGCaagtgtatatgtgcgtgtgtgtgagacactatattatatttaagtaaTATTATAAACTGCAGATTTTTACATTCTTTGTCTTTGTCATCCATTCCAGAATCAGATTAGCCATGTTTTGCTTGATTTGCCTTTAAATGAAGTGAATGTGGCTGAAATTCGAGATGTTTTTAGAAAAGCAAAGTTCTTCAATTTCTCAGTCACCTCGAAATCAAAAATTTCTGTATTACAATGTTAAGTTACATCCTTTGTCATATTAATCATGATATTAAGCATATCATATATAAACAGGTACCCTGGAAATGCTCTGCCCACTTTTTTCTGATCATCCATGATAGAGTGCAGGCTAGCATTCACATTTAACTGTTTCCACAATCTAAGTAAAATTTGATAAATTCCTTACCATCcatatttttttctatttcaCCTGGAAATGCATTCTGGATTCACATTGGCTTTAACATTGCAAGTTAGTTACAAGTCTAGCATAACCAATGCTTAGCTGACAAGTACCATCCTGTAGTATTGTGATACGTATATTATTAATAAGGATGGCATCGATCCAATACCATGTATTGGAATTGGgtcaatataaaaaaaaaactgctgaatcatacactcaccagccactttattaggtacacctgtccaactgctcattaacgcaaatgtcgattcagccaatcacatggtaacaactcaatgcatttggtcatgtagacatggccaagacaatctgctgcagttcaaaccgagcatcagaatggggaagaaaggtgattttagtgactttgaacatggcatggcTGTTTGTTCCAGACAGGCTGgtttgagtatttcagaaactgctgatctactgggattttcacgcacaatcATCTCTAGGggttacagagaatggtctgaaaaacagaaaatatccagtgagtggcagttctgtgggcgcaaatgccttgttgatgccagaggtcagaggagaatggccagactggtttgagctgatagacaacagtaactcaaataaccgtttgtcgttacaaccgaggcatgcagaagagcatctctgaatgcacaacatgttgctacaatttgcacaggctcaccagaATTGgccaatagaagattggaaaaacattgcctggtttGATGAGTCTTCTGCAATATTCGAAcagtagggtcagaatttggcatcaacaacatgaaagcatggatccgtCCTGCCTTGtgtcaatggttcaggctgatggtggtggtgcagcaatagtgtgggggatattttcctggcacactttgagcccattagtaccaattgagcatcgtgtcaacaccacagccaaCCTGAGttttgttgctgaccatgtccattccTTTATGACCatagtgtacccatcttctgatggatacttccagcaggataacacgccatgtcataaagcgtgaatcgtctcagactggtttcttgaacacgacaatgagttcactgtactcgaatggcctctacagtcaccagatctcaatccaatagagcacctttgggatgtgatggaacaggagattcgcatcatgggtGTGCAGCCGACACATCTGCAggaactgcgtgatgctatcatgtcagtatggaccagactctgaggaatgtttccaggatcttgttgaatctatgccacaaaggattaaggcagttctgaaggcagaaaagggtccaacccagtactagcaaggtgtacctaattaagtagccggtgagtgtatattgtAGGAGAAAATTCTAAGGAAACCGACATGGCTCACTGCCATGGATCTGCACCAATGGTGACTTATTAattctttaaataaataaaaaacaagcaaaaattTCACAGAAAGCAGCAAGAATCTCACAGAAAATTAGCCAGACAGCAAAAGTAGTAACCGAACAAGCCCTCTACTTCTCCAAGTTCATGAAGTTAATTACTCTATGGCTTTAGTATAGTTACACCATATGAAAAATAATGGTTTGCCTGCTGAGATTTAAGGTGAATGGCATTTCTGACCATATTACTGTATAGGAATCACTTCTGAATAAAGCATGCCCTGTTATTAGCCAAGAAAAAATCCCAATATGAGTTCTGTTTATAAATTGTAATCTGTTCGAGGTTTAGTATCAATCAACATTAGCTGAGTAGGGAACAAGGCAGTCCACAACACAAAATTGCCCTGCCATTTACCGTTACCTGAAATGTTAAGGCACACAAAACAGATGAGCTGGCATATTTTTGTTTGACTCATCTGTTACGTACATTTTAGTAAAGAattccatgtagcccactcaaTTAAGCAGGACTTACAAAATAGATGGCCTGCTGCCTTAAATTTCAGTAATTTACACATTACATTTGGTTGTTAAATGCATGCAAATACCCCAGCTATTATATTGCGCTGCACTTGTTCTCTTCTACCCAACCATATCTGCCTGGTATATTGGTTGGCTGATATTGTTTATATATACTGAACAGTTGAAAGTTTATTACATGTTCATATACatcatatataataatataattatttgttATGAGATTATATCGTTTAGATTTGCTTTCCTATGTGTTTTTGCAAATGCACAAACAATCACTTACTGATGATGCAAAACTGATGAATGCATTTCCTGTGTTCTAACCCACAGGTGAATGTGGCAACACAGTGTGATCCGGAAGAGGTGATCATTCTTTCAGATTCAGACTGACCTAGGCACACTGCCGTGTTAAAGGGCAGTTAGCATTTGTCTCCATACCTCTTGACTCTGCTAGTGCCTGCCAATGTGAACTCTTGGGCTCCCTTTGGAGCAGAGGAACAAAGCCCTTTGCAGTGGGCTTAAACTAACAACATACCAGAACCTTTTAAAAGCTGCAACGTACTTGCACTGCCCAGGTATGGCACAGCAGTAGTTATTCAGGGTCTTGTAAGTGTTTAAATTGTAAAAGACTATTGTAATGGGTTTTTATTTTTGAATGCTTGGGAGTTCAATCAGCGTCTGACTTCGGTGCTATTGTAATTAGATAAAATTGTAGGGTATGACTGTATTTTATGTTACAGTGGGTTTCTTAACAAACTCAATAAAAACTTTTGTGCAGATCCTTTCTGTATATTGTTTTTTATACCGTTTTACTGTGAACCAAAGGCTAAAATTCACATCAGGGAACAGTAGTTTACCTGCATGTCTTCATTGTTTCTTTCTAATGCTGCTGTTTGTTTCAAATGCATTCTTTTTGAGTTGTCAGGCTTGTAAAAGAATAGATGATCTGATATTTTGGCAGTTTTAGAAAGGATGAGATGTATGGCAGCATGATttactttttcattttttctaCTGTAGTTACTACTGCTACTGTTAGTGGCGCACTGCTGTTAGAtcaggtgtgtgtatgcggGTTGGCAGTGCTTTTTAGTCAGTGGGACTATATACAATTTCTACATATTAGCCTTTAATAACTTAAATAAAGGCTATTCAGCAGCCTTGGTAGTCACTGAAGAAGTGTatccaaaacaaaacacacccacacatcctaCAAAGATGTTGCACATCATCCCAGTGTGAGTTTGACAGAAACCACAGACAAGGGCTTGACCTTCACAGAAAATTTGAATGCTGTATAATGGGAATACGTCTTGCCATCCAGCCTAGATGGATACCTTTTTAATAACACAAAAGTACTGTAGAAAAGTAACGAACAACAAGGTCACCGGGCCTTATGAATTTGTCAACATCCAGTAACATTCATTCAATTTTACTAAAGGGAAAACTAGAGACATAAAAAAGAGACATAAAAGAATGGATGGAGAAGCTGCTTAACAATACTGTGAGGCATGGTTTCCAGGTTTATCCTAGACATTAATGATTATTTTGTACAACCAAAAGCTACATTTAAggacctttataatccttagtCTGGTGTATCATTTGAGGCCCATATAAGTAAACATCTCTGAAAGTCCATATTGTAAATCTAAAAATATATGCAAAATAAAACGTTAACCCTGCATGATCCTGCAAAAATGCTTAATTCCCTCTTTAGCTCTGGATTAAAACTTCTGCAGTGTTATTCAGCAAAGCAAGTGTGGTGGTGTGCTGTGTCAAATAGTGATTCGGCTCCAATGTTTGAAGATATGTAattatgtaatatatatatatatatatatatatatatatatatatatatatatatatatatatatatatatattacagtggaggaaataagtatttgatcccccactgattttaaaagttttaatataaaacaataaatgaAATGTCTCAATTTTATGCCAGCTTTATTTTAACAGTGCCACATAGAATAtcaaaagaaaaactgagaaaattacatgaaacgagaaataaaaaataatttgcatttcattgagggaaataagtatttgatcccctaGTAAAACATCATTTGATACTTGGTGGCAAAACCCTTGTTGGCAAGCACAGCAGTCAGATGTTTCTTATAGTTTTTTATAAGGTTTGCACACACTTCAGGAGTAATTTTGGCCCACTCCTCTATGCAAATCATCTCCAAATCTTTAAGGTTTTTAGGCATGCATTTGGAAACGCGAAGCTCTCTCCATAGattttctatgggattgaggtcaggagactggctaggccattCCATGACCTTGATATTGTTCTTAtggagccactcctttgttTCCTTGTCTGtatgttttgggtcattgtcgtGCTGAAAGACCCATCCACGACCCATTTTCAGTGCCCTGGCAGAGGCAAGGAGGTTGTCACCCAGGATTTTGCGATACATGGCCCCGTTCATCTTCCCATCAATGCGGTGAAGTTGGCCTGTGCCCTTAGAAGAAAAACACCCCCAGAACATAATGCTTGACGGTGGGGATGGTATTCTTAGGGTCATAGTCTGTATTTTTCTTCCTCCACACACGTCGAGTTGAGTTGAAGCCAAAGAGCtcaattttggtctcatctgaccacagcaccttctcccagtctctctcggAGTCATTATTATGTTCATTGGCAAACTTGAGGCGGGCCTGGACGTGAGCCTTCTTGAGCAGAGGAACCTTGCGTGCACTGCAGGATTTTAAACCATTACGTCTCAGTGTATTACCAATGGTTTTTTTGGAGGCTGTGGTCCCTGCTGCCTTGAGATCATTACTCAGCTCCTCCCGTGTAGTTCTTGGCTGATTTTTAACCTTTCTCATGATCAATGAGACTCCACGAGGTGATATCTTGCATGGAGCTCCAGGCCTGGGTCGATTGACAATAATGTTGTACTTCTTCCACTTCCGAATAATTGCACCAACAGTTGTCACCTTCTCATCCAGCTTCTTACTTATGGCTTTGTAGCCCATTCCAGCCTTGTGTAGGTCAACAATTTTGTCCCTGACATCTTTAGACAGCTCTTTAGTCTTGCCCATGGTGGAGATGTTGGGAGTGTCACTGAGACTGTTGGCAGGTGGCCTTTTATACAGGTGACAATTTTGGACAGGTGTCTCTCATCCAGGTAACGACTTCACTGTGATTAGAGTGTGTCAGTGGTCTGTGGGAGCCAACATTAGTCATGGTTTTACTAGGGGATCAAATTCTTATTTCCctcaatgaaatgcaaattattttttatttctcatttCATGTAATTTTCTCCATTTTTCTTTTGATATTCTATGTGGCACTGTTCAAATAAAGCTGCCATAAAATTATGAGACgtttcatatatttttttgtattaaaacttttaaagtcagtgggggatcaaatacttatttcctccactgtatatatatatatatatatatatatatatatatatatatatatatatatatatatatatatatatatatatatatatatatataattagaaGAGTTTTCACCTGAGGACTGGATTTGGATTTTTGTAGGTAGCAGTTGCAtggcagtgttttctaaaagaaacacatggttttcagttttgaatgttgtctTATGTAAAGAACTGTGTTTAAAATATGTTTTAGAGTTGCTAAATGAGGGTAAGTCAGAGAATGTGCTTATGGTTTAGTGCACCAGGTGATACATCAGTTTCTATGAGCTACATGAGTTTccaaaattgtgctataagACTTTTGGggtcttagcagctgcaaaaaaaaaatccatttgTATTGTTCCACCAGTCTTGGTTCAATAATGACCTAATATATAAacaaagttgcaaatcttggtttgaTCATCAATGGAGTCCAACACTgcatagagatgatgatgaagaagacgagaatgaggaagaggacaggCTACTACAACGGATGAATtcagagccactctggttgaccaTATGGTCAACTATGCATTGAGAAACGGTCCAACCtaatctgtgctgctacactgtagcatcatctaGACTTTTCAAAATGAGAAAAAATAAGTATGCTATGCTATCCACTCTCTTTAGTCCAGTGTCCTAGTAGAATGAACCAGAACCGTCTGGGTTTCTTGTGGTTTGGTAAGTTTGCGCCAGGCTACTCAAGTACCAAACTGGTTCACTAGACAGCCACGATTTGTTGTGCTTCAATTCCACCATATTCCCCATTGCTATTGAGTTCGTTTTTGGCATGCATGTGGTCGCTAACCCCACAGACGCAAATCCATTCAGGAGGTGATTGAGGAATCTTGTAGTGACATTGATGAGGGAACATGCCAAGAGTGGATACATCACTGCTGTCTTGCCAGAGGCCATCGCTTGAAATGTTGATGAGATTTTATAGCAAGACCAGCCAGACTCTTTTGCACCCTGATTTTTGTATGCTGGAGTTACAAgcgtattttttttttttgtagttgttatccatgtgtttacagtatatacagcatgcaTTGCTGTATTGTTCATGCAAAACTAAAATAAATGTTCCACTTGTAATTTTCACTTCATGGTATAAATGCCTGTATATTTGtgaatatacatgtatatatgaaTACTATGATAtaccggtaacactttacattaagtgtttacttactaacatgaagtaatgcattaacaataattaactaatgttaCGTAAACATGCAACAGTTGCagctcctgttttggctctttgttgctcacacctttttagagctttagtgttttagtttggatcaaaagggactaaagagctaaaaacagtatggacacacttcagttcctatgctgatagtttctggatatttccaagttacccattacttatgtaggtaaatcagtacaatgtaatatattcctttaaggtcGCACCAAAAAAGGTGCAAGCAACATAGAGCCAAAACTGAAgccgcaactgttacatgtttacttaaagttagttaattattgttaatgtgttacttcgtGTTGTTcctgttaactaatgcattacttcacattaataagtaaacacttaatgtaaagtgttaccaataTACCTTTATGCAATAtatgcaaaaatatggttttggcaagagtttgTGTTTGGTTTTTCCAAAAAATGTGATGTTGCGCATTGTGCGTGTGGCAttgtttgctgtgttttgaCAAAAGGAGAGATGTTAGATGcgttaaatgttgtttgtgcgTTAACATTGGTTGTGCTTGAGTGGTAAATTAAACTAATTCCTTTTAATCAAGCACTGACAAACGGTAACAGTATTAAAATCTCAAAATTCAAGTTTTTCTGCTTGAATGTCTTACATTGTTTTTGTTGCCCATATGTTAATTTTGGTTATGCATGTGATGTTTGTCATCTCAGGAAAGCTTTTTTAGACTGAAGTCTTACATAAAAGAAAAGTCAGACCTCAGCACAAGTTATAACAGTTATATT
This Brachyhypopomus gauderio isolate BG-103 chromosome 6, BGAUD_0.2, whole genome shotgun sequence DNA region includes the following protein-coding sequences:
- the daxx gene encoding death domain-associated protein 6 isoform X1 → MDSIVIVDDDTEEPSSSTVRLQSTSCVSSTSKVQQSKPTHITESPFGIAKKDGHVLKVENEKLFGEFVEHCKIHTQDHPEVVTFLQMKYSKASPDFLSSVEFRNALGRCLTRAQANTAKTFVYINELCTVLKQHSAKRRALIQPNVKKQGTKWSICEKEKGNVEEVDPSVSAQQEGKEENTKKRASRRQIAYLENLLKVYNDEIRRLQERDLSLEDMEKEDSSYIQEHKLKRKMMKIYDKLCELKGCNTLTGRVIEQRIPYSGTRYPEINKKIERFINRPESHQNPPDYGDILHVIKCTNDRYELQLSRKQQAQIAQEAFRETGNRLQERRHLDMVYNFGSHITDFYKPTSDPALCDSALSQKLRSNREVALTNLEEVINKYSHRQDDTEEEERKKRQERGKQKKEQNETKAHEQEKSEEEQEEVEEEEEEEDEEDSSDVDIEEEIHASEAQLGPDDGSDKEEEQLNNCDVEKPNKDGLSPSVILPSQDEDEGEGGNEVPRCDGEACRNVTTEKSLDGKHGIESPSSSESPSQSELGKLQSDMDTFASQNHHASAPDSISDLTEIVSANENSTSTPITVSACCSPLPPSPGVIDMMCNGRKRKRDSKMKPLMVQNGSIRRNSVSDTDIPLDMGVACSPVRADSTRADTPTQDLVSSSRSTPPPKKNKVNVAEIRDVFRKAKFFNFSVTSKSKISVLQC
- the daxx gene encoding death domain-associated protein 6 isoform X2 translates to MDSIVIVDDDTEEPSSSTVRLQSTSCVSSTSKVQQSKPTHITESPFGIAKKDGHVLKVENEKLFGEFVEHCKIHTQDHPEVVTFLQMKYSKASPDFLSSVEFRNALGRCLTRAQANTAKTFVYINELCTVLKQHSAKRRALIQPNVKKQGTKWSICEKEKGNVEEVDPSVSAQQEGKEENTKKRASRRQIAYLENLLKVYNDEIRRLQERDLSLEDMEKEDSSYIQEHKLKRKMMKIYDKLCELKGCNTLTGRVIEQRIPYSGTRYPEINKKIERFINRPESHQNPPDYGDILHVIKCTNDRYELQLSRKQQAQIAQEAFRETGNRLQERRHLDMVYNFGSHITDFYKPTSDPALCDSALSQKLRSNREVALTNLEEVINKYSHRQDDTEEEERKKRQERGKQKKENETKAHEQEKSEEEQEEVEEEEEEEDEEDSSDVDIEEEIHASEAQLGPDDGSDKEEEQLNNCDVEKPNKDGLSPSVILPSQDEDEGEGGNEVPRCDGEACRNVTTEKSLDGKHGIESPSSSESPSQSELGKLQSDMDTFASQNHHASAPDSISDLTEIVSANENSTSTPITVSACCSPLPPSPGVIDMMCNGRKRKRDSKMKPLMVQNGSIRRNSVSDTDIPLDMGVACSPVRADSTRADTPTQDLVSSSRSTPPPKKNKVNVAEIRDVFRKAKFFNFSVTSKSKISVLQC
- the daxx gene encoding death domain-associated protein 6 isoform X3 gives rise to the protein MDSIVIVDDDTEEPSSSTVRLQSTSCVSSTSKVQQSKPTHITESPFGIAKKDGHVLKVENEKLFGEFVEHCKIHTQDHPEVVTFLQMKYSKASPDFLSSVEFRNALGRCLTRAQANTAKTFVYINELCTVLKQHSAKRRALIQPNVKKQGTKWSICEKEKGNVEEVDPSVSAQQEGKEENTKKRASRRQIAYLENLLKVYNDEIRRLQERDLSLEDMEKEDSSYIQEHKLKRKMMKIYDKLCELKGCNTLTGRVIEQRIPYSGTRYPEINKKIERFINRPESHQNPPDYGDILHVIKCTNDRYELQLSRKQQAQIAQEAFRETGNRLQERRHLDMVYNFGSHITDFYKPTSDPALCDSALSQKLRSNREVALTNLEEVINKYSHRQDDTEEEERKKRQERGKQKKEQNETKAHEQEKSEEEQEEVEEEEEEEDEEDSSDVDIEEEIHASEAQLGPDDGSDKEEEQLNNCDVEKPNKDGLSPSVILPSQDEDEGEGGNEVPRCDGEACRNVTTEKSLDGKHGIESPSSSESPSQSELGKLQSDMDTFASQNHHASAPDSISDLTEIVSANENSTSTPITVSACCSPLPPSPGVIDMMCNGRKRKRDSKMKPLMVQNGSIRRNSVSDTDIPLDMGVACSPVRADSTRADTPTQDLVSSSRSTPPPKKNKVNVATQCDPEEVIILSDSD